A genomic stretch from Leptospira licerasiae serovar Varillal str. VAR 010 includes:
- a CDS encoding 7TM diverse intracellular signaling domain-containing protein: MIRISIFFLVLISSFGSIFAKELPFILETNEHNKNITPELYLWEKTYTETIPPPPNQIDGWKKIGASSLNFNFSKRAYWLKFRIQFRKEIRENLYFVIRWKAHDLAELYTSNGVIPIQRVGDTLSKSNWPVKNVLYPTLLLQGEPGEEKEFIVRIKSESIMSFPIDIMDEAGVRANLAIETGIFSLSACLYGMLILVALLYYRATEYKEFLLYICYAFCMGASYDVNYGNAIELFWENSPLWAEKMNYFFFNLGGIFGFQFIRKFLETDTFLPWVDRILFFFSVILGLTLPLIFTMDSIAYLTVTNEIIYSTSIPMILISGIYLRGRGNRKLNLFLVSWGLYLTLGYISIFYYMGILEYGFFTVYSVPLFFPADLLILLYNIIQKYSQNIEEKNSLLETLRGFINKPRYARSKISGLDVDESLNALEHLMSTEKLFAEEEVTIQMVASKIGLSTHQLSELLNSRLGMGFAAYLNSKRIEEAKLLLKNDTEDNILNIAFAVGFGSKTSFNVEFKKATGLTPKQYKSFVQKVIL, from the coding sequence ATGATCCGAATTTCGATCTTTTTTCTCGTTCTTATTTCGAGTTTCGGTTCCATCTTTGCGAAAGAACTTCCGTTCATTCTAGAAACAAACGAACATAATAAAAACATTACTCCTGAACTTTATCTTTGGGAAAAAACCTATACCGAAACTATTCCGCCTCCTCCCAATCAAATCGACGGTTGGAAAAAAATTGGAGCAAGCTCCTTAAATTTCAATTTTTCTAAAAGAGCATATTGGTTAAAATTCCGAATTCAATTTCGGAAAGAAATTCGTGAAAATCTTTACTTTGTGATTCGATGGAAGGCTCACGATTTAGCGGAATTATATACCTCAAATGGGGTAATCCCGATTCAGAGAGTTGGGGATACATTATCAAAAAGTAATTGGCCTGTGAAAAATGTTCTCTATCCGACCTTACTCTTACAAGGAGAACCTGGAGAAGAAAAAGAATTTATAGTTCGCATCAAATCTGAATCCATTATGTCGTTTCCCATCGATATTATGGACGAAGCCGGTGTCCGAGCGAACCTTGCTATCGAAACAGGTATATTTTCGCTTTCCGCATGTTTATACGGAATGCTCATATTGGTTGCGTTATTATATTATAGGGCGACAGAATATAAAGAATTTCTACTATATATCTGCTACGCTTTTTGTATGGGAGCTTCTTACGACGTAAATTACGGAAATGCGATAGAGCTTTTTTGGGAAAATTCCCCCCTTTGGGCGGAAAAGATGAATTACTTCTTCTTTAATTTAGGCGGTATTTTCGGATTTCAATTCATTCGAAAGTTTTTGGAAACGGATACGTTCCTGCCTTGGGTGGATCGGATCTTATTCTTTTTTTCCGTTATTTTAGGTCTGACACTTCCGCTCATTTTTACGATGGATAGTATCGCATATCTAACGGTGACCAATGAGATAATATATTCCACTTCTATTCCTATGATATTGATCTCGGGTATTTATTTAAGGGGGAGGGGAAACAGAAAATTAAATCTGTTTTTGGTCTCTTGGGGATTGTATCTTACTCTAGGATATATTAGCATTTTTTACTATATGGGAATCTTGGAATATGGGTTCTTTACTGTATATTCGGTGCCTCTTTTCTTTCCAGCGGACCTTCTAATTCTTCTGTACAATATCATCCAAAAATATTCTCAAAATATAGAAGAGAAGAACAGCCTTCTTGAAACATTGAGAGGTTTTATAAATAAGCCCAGATACGCTCGTTCCAAGATTTCCGGTTTGGACGTAGATGAGTCTTTGAACGCTCTGGAACATCTAATGAGTACCGAAAAATTATTCGCAGAGGAAGAGGTTACCATTCAGATGGTTGCTTCTAAGATAGGCTTGAGCACACATCAATTGTCTGAACTTCTGAATTCCAGACTCGGCATGGGATTTGCCGCTTACTTGAATTCCAAAAGGATAGAAGAAGCTAAACTCCTTTTAAAAAACGATACAGAGGACAATATCCTAAATATCGCATTTGCTGTAGGTTTCGGTTCTAAAACTTCTTTTAACGTGGAATTTAAGAAGGCGACCGGTCTCACTCCTAAACAGTATAAAAGTTTCGTACAAAAAGTGATTTTATAG
- a CDS encoding pyridoxal phosphate-dependent aminotransferase, with product MNSKNTPRFSDRFEFLPGENELYSLLDSFRRSGQDWIDLTISNPTKVGLVFPREAILHSFEKPESLEYDPNPKGTLNARKSIVDYYKEKGHIVSEEDLFLTSSSSEAYSYLIKLLCNPGEEVLIPCPGYPLFEFLSLLDAVEFNSYKLNREDDWKIDFEDLNSKITNKTKILFLVSPNNPTGNLLTSEEFEKLKVISRTKKIALVLDEVFSDYLHAENPNQIDFFHIDFPMFVVNGISKILALPQMKLSWIHVGGPPNWKQECKERLEIISDTYLSVGTPIQLALRELLQWRNMIQSQVLRRISRNLQALKSFHSSHPEIVYSPPKGGWYAVLQSESFLHDEEFCFRLLEKEKVLVHPGSMFGFEENSGGIVISLISETESFQAGLEKISTLL from the coding sequence ATGAATTCGAAAAATACTCCTCGCTTTAGCGACCGATTCGAATTCCTTCCGGGAGAGAACGAGCTATATTCGCTCTTGGACTCCTTTAGAAGATCCGGGCAAGATTGGATCGACTTAACAATTTCCAATCCTACAAAAGTAGGACTAGTTTTCCCAAGAGAGGCAATATTACATTCTTTCGAAAAACCCGAAAGTCTGGAATACGATCCCAATCCAAAGGGGACTCTAAACGCCAGAAAGTCCATCGTAGACTATTACAAGGAAAAAGGTCATATAGTCTCAGAAGAAGATCTATTCTTAACGTCTTCTTCTTCTGAAGCATATTCTTATTTAATAAAGTTATTATGTAATCCTGGAGAAGAAGTTCTCATACCTTGTCCAGGATATCCGCTCTTCGAATTTTTATCCCTATTGGATGCGGTGGAATTTAATTCTTACAAGCTGAATCGGGAAGACGACTGGAAAATAGATTTTGAAGACTTAAATTCTAAGATCACTAACAAAACTAAAATACTATTTTTGGTTTCTCCTAATAACCCGACGGGAAACTTACTTACCTCGGAAGAATTCGAAAAATTAAAAGTAATTTCTAGAACGAAGAAGATAGCATTGGTCTTGGATGAAGTGTTTTCAGATTATCTTCACGCGGAAAATCCGAACCAAATCGATTTCTTTCATATTGATTTTCCAATGTTTGTGGTAAATGGGATATCTAAAATACTTGCACTTCCCCAAATGAAACTCTCCTGGATCCATGTTGGAGGTCCTCCAAATTGGAAACAAGAATGTAAGGAAAGATTAGAGATCATTTCCGATACCTATCTTTCTGTCGGAACTCCTATCCAACTCGCTCTTCGTGAATTGTTACAGTGGAGAAATATGATCCAAAGCCAAGTTCTCAGAAGAATAAGCAGAAATCTCCAAGCTCTAAAAAGTTTTCACTCTTCTCATCCTGAGATCGTCTATTCCCCACCTAAGGGAGGATGGTATGCGGTATTACAGTCCGAGTCCTTCCTGCACGACGAAGAATTCTGCTTTAGATTATTAGAAAAAGAGAAAGTATTGGTTCATCCGGGTTCTATGTTCGGATTCGAAGAAAATTCCGGAGGTATAGTGATCAGCTTAATCTCTGAAACTGAATCGTTTCAAGCAGGACTCGAAAAAATCTCGACGCTTCTATAA
- a CDS encoding DUF2905 domain-containing protein, which produces MEPLGKTFLWIGAFFLIVGVIFVFGPKLPFISSLGNLPGDFKIERENFKFYFPFATSILISIGLSLLLYLWNRFIH; this is translated from the coding sequence ATGGAACCGCTAGGCAAAACTTTTCTTTGGATCGGGGCATTCTTCCTCATTGTTGGGGTTATTTTCGTTTTCGGCCCCAAACTTCCGTTTATCTCTTCTCTCGGAAATCTACCGGGAGACTTCAAGATCGAAAGAGAAAATTTCAAATTCTATTTTCCTTTTGCAACTTCCATTCTGATCAGCATCGGACTATCTCTTCTTCTGTATCTTTGGAATAGATTTATACATTAA
- a CDS encoding FAD-dependent oxidoreductase: protein MSGKIYEWKNLGESKEIRTEVLVIGTGCGGATVAYELAKAGKKVILIEEGGYYHTGSFDNHELNMAGKVSAERNMATTADGTVNIVYGKNVGGASVHYWADSYRTPTDRLELWKDKFGVLGHGAEDLEPFWKELDDTLNVHPAKEENYNRMNQLVRKASKELGWEGNPVPQARKNCQKSGHCMQGCMFGAKQSQLITHIPMAMALGADLYADTKALKLELEGDKVVGLEAVVIDRPSQKESEVKLRFKADTVVVAAGGFGSSTFLLKNGLKKKLPALGEFLAINPSPFVHALYKESIIQWRNIPSAYGVEEFRLARYAGGTYREGGYLIMANQLQPGAIGALVPGFGEEHFEIMKELPRLGGTIGWIDDPDTELGRIDVTSAGKREVQYSFGPLTKEILKDCIRKQVILNFKAGAYKVILPDLKRTVLTKPEEVGVVDSLPLTPASMAMAAPHPAGGCRMGLDPKTSVVDWKHKVHGISNLYVSDSSVFPTAVSVDPSYTIMAFSKRAAQFISEKKS, encoded by the coding sequence ATGTCGGGTAAAATTTACGAATGGAAAAATTTGGGAGAATCCAAAGAGATCCGCACAGAGGTTTTAGTGATAGGAACCGGTTGCGGCGGTGCAACCGTAGCTTACGAACTAGCTAAGGCAGGAAAGAAGGTAATTCTGATCGAAGAAGGAGGTTACTATCATACAGGATCCTTTGATAATCATGAATTGAATATGGCAGGAAAAGTTTCCGCTGAGAGAAATATGGCCACCACTGCCGACGGAACGGTGAATATAGTTTACGGAAAGAATGTAGGCGGTGCTTCCGTTCATTACTGGGCGGACAGTTATAGAACGCCTACTGACAGATTGGAACTCTGGAAGGATAAATTCGGAGTGCTTGGCCATGGAGCTGAAGATTTGGAGCCTTTCTGGAAAGAGTTAGACGACACACTGAATGTCCATCCAGCTAAAGAAGAAAATTACAACAGAATGAACCAATTGGTTCGCAAAGCTTCTAAAGAGTTGGGATGGGAAGGAAATCCGGTCCCTCAAGCTAGAAAGAACTGTCAAAAGTCCGGACATTGTATGCAAGGTTGTATGTTCGGAGCAAAACAAAGTCAATTGATTACCCATATACCGATGGCAATGGCTTTAGGAGCGGATCTTTACGCGGATACTAAAGCATTAAAATTGGAACTTGAAGGAGACAAGGTTGTCGGCTTAGAAGCAGTTGTGATAGACAGACCTTCTCAAAAAGAATCCGAAGTAAAGTTACGTTTTAAAGCGGACACAGTCGTGGTCGCAGCAGGAGGATTCGGAAGTTCTACCTTTCTTCTAAAAAACGGACTTAAGAAAAAGTTACCTGCGTTAGGGGAATTTTTAGCGATCAATCCTTCTCCGTTCGTTCACGCTCTCTACAAAGAATCTATTATCCAATGGAGAAATATTCCATCCGCATATGGGGTGGAAGAGTTTAGATTGGCACGTTATGCGGGAGGAACTTACAGAGAAGGCGGTTATCTAATCATGGCCAACCAATTACAACCAGGAGCGATAGGTGCTTTGGTTCCGGGATTCGGAGAGGAACATTTCGAGATCATGAAAGAACTTCCTCGACTCGGAGGGACCATCGGCTGGATCGACGATCCCGATACCGAGTTAGGAAGAATAGATGTTACGTCCGCCGGAAAAAGAGAAGTGCAATATAGCTTCGGACCGCTCACTAAAGAAATACTCAAAGATTGTATTCGTAAACAAGTCATTCTGAACTTTAAAGCAGGAGCATATAAGGTTATTCTTCCGGATCTGAAAAGAACCGTATTAACTAAACCGGAAGAAGTAGGTGTTGTGGATTCACTTCCGTTAACACCTGCTTCAATGGCAATGGCCGCTCCTCATCCTGCAGGAGGATGTAGAATGGGACTAGACCCTAAAACATCCGTTGTAGATTGGAAACATAAGGTACATGGGATTTCAAATTTATATGTAAGCGATTCCAGCGTATTCCCGACGGCAGTTTCCGTGGACCCAAGCTATACGATCATGGCATTCTCCAAAAGAGCCGCCCAATTTATTTCTGAGAAAAAGTCCTGA
- a CDS encoding ferredoxin has protein sequence MADKNDKVPENVPGKFYIDNSCVPCNDCLEEAPQLLKYTDDESKVYFHKQPVSPEEAIAARKAMEICPVEAIGDDGE, from the coding sequence ATGGCAGATAAGAATGATAAAGTTCCGGAAAATGTTCCGGGAAAATTCTATATTGATAACAGCTGTGTCCCTTGTAATGACTGCTTGGAAGAGGCCCCTCAACTTTTGAAATATACCGACGATGAGTCTAAGGTTTATTTCCATAAACAGCCTGTTAGTCCGGAAGAAGCGATTGCTGCTCGCAAAGCTATGGAAATCTGTCCTGTTGAAGCGATCGGAGATGACGGAGAGTAA
- a CDS encoding PAS domain S-box protein: MEGRPGEEKVKLDQNQDLYRILIETSRELICLHDPEGIYLYVNPIIETLTGFKPEEMLGRNPYDFIHQDDRERILRDSHNPAKEGKPTVATQYRFLKKNGDYVWFQTLTQPIRNEDGKVTYLNTTSRDVTDQVRLTESLQQEKKFSSIMAELAKVGAWESNLETGILYWSSEIYKILERDPSLGIDRDTVYQKYSYPEDLEKLRENNLRVYQKGETYSVEHRMVTGTGRIIWVRTQGKPAYSDGRIVGVYGAMQDITLSKLVEEEIRLSEKKFSEAFHSSGNGIILLDRNGHFLELNQSFAKMLGYEPDELLFKSFQDVTYPEDLNVGAEAFRKIINGERDSAQFAKRYLHKKGHIVWVFITGVAVRKDSGELMFIVSQIQDISRKRILENILREKNARLRSVGNHLKERISQLEEFNQIVSHNMRSPIGNISTLVKFLEEAETEAERIEYMDYLKTTSDQLLTTLNEIVEVIKIRQNPKVISEEIQFESVFSRVKAMFLGQILEYEAEILADFSESPSIIYPPVYLESIFLNLLSNSLKYKSESPHPVIRFRTYWSHGNHILEVQDNGLGIDLNKHGDQIFKLHKRFHRNTEGRGLGLFMTKNQIESLGGEIHVESSPGQGTKFIIHLSKANEFAI, translated from the coding sequence ATGGAAGGAAGACCGGGTGAGGAAAAAGTCAAATTGGATCAAAACCAAGATTTGTACCGGATCTTAATCGAAACAAGTCGAGAGCTGATCTGCTTACACGATCCGGAAGGGATCTATCTTTATGTAAATCCTATCATCGAAACTCTTACCGGTTTTAAACCGGAAGAAATGTTGGGTCGTAATCCTTACGATTTCATCCATCAAGACGACAGAGAACGAATTCTGAGGGATTCTCATAATCCTGCAAAAGAAGGAAAACCTACGGTAGCCACTCAGTACCGTTTTTTAAAGAAGAACGGAGACTATGTTTGGTTCCAAACCTTAACTCAACCAATTAGGAACGAAGACGGTAAGGTTACCTACTTAAACACAACTTCTAGAGATGTTACCGATCAAGTAAGACTAACGGAGAGTCTGCAACAGGAAAAAAAATTCTCCTCTATCATGGCTGAGCTTGCGAAAGTTGGAGCTTGGGAATCTAATCTTGAGACCGGAATTTTGTATTGGTCTTCCGAAATTTATAAGATCCTTGAAAGAGATCCTTCTCTGGGGATTGATAGAGATACTGTTTATCAAAAGTATTCTTATCCTGAAGATCTTGAAAAATTAAGAGAGAATAACTTACGAGTTTATCAAAAAGGTGAGACTTACTCTGTGGAACATAGAATGGTCACAGGGACAGGAAGAATAATCTGGGTCCGAACTCAAGGTAAACCTGCATATTCCGACGGAAGGATCGTGGGAGTATACGGCGCTATGCAGGATATCACTCTTTCCAAACTAGTGGAAGAGGAGATTCGTTTAAGTGAGAAAAAATTTTCGGAAGCGTTTCATAGCTCGGGTAATGGGATCATTCTTCTGGATAGGAATGGGCACTTTTTAGAACTCAATCAGTCCTTCGCTAAGATGTTAGGATATGAACCTGACGAACTTCTTTTTAAATCTTTCCAAGATGTAACTTATCCGGAAGATCTGAATGTAGGTGCAGAAGCATTTCGCAAAATAATCAACGGAGAAAGGGACAGCGCTCAATTTGCAAAGAGATATCTACATAAAAAAGGACATATAGTCTGGGTATTTATCACCGGAGTTGCAGTTCGAAAAGATTCGGGAGAACTGATGTTCATCGTTTCCCAGATCCAGGATATTTCCCGCAAAAGGATCTTAGAGAATATTCTGAGAGAAAAAAATGCAAGGCTTAGATCCGTCGGCAACCATTTAAAAGAAAGGATCTCTCAATTGGAGGAATTCAACCAGATCGTCTCCCATAACATGAGATCTCCTATCGGGAATATTTCTACGCTCGTCAAGTTTCTAGAGGAGGCTGAAACAGAGGCAGAAAGAATAGAATACATGGATTATCTTAAGACCACCTCTGACCAATTACTTACTACATTAAACGAAATCGTAGAAGTGATCAAAATAAGACAAAACCCTAAGGTTATCTCAGAAGAAATCCAGTTTGAGTCCGTATTTTCTAGAGTTAAGGCAATGTTTTTAGGCCAGATACTTGAATATGAGGCCGAGATTCTCGCAGATTTTTCAGAATCTCCTTCGATTATATATCCTCCGGTCTATCTGGAGAGTATATTCTTGAACCTACTTTCAAATTCTTTGAAATATAAAAGTGAATCCCCTCATCCGGTGATCCGATTTAGGACGTATTGGTCTCACGGAAATCATATTTTGGAAGTGCAAGATAACGGTTTAGGAATTGACTTAAATAAACATGGGGATCAAATTTTTAAATTACACAAAAGATTTCACCGAAACACGGAGGGAAGGGGTTTGGGGCTATTCATGACTAAAAACCAAATCGAATCCTTGGGTGGAGAAATCCATGTGGAAAGTTCTCCCGGACAGGGCACGAAATTTATTATTCATCTTTCTAAAGCAAATGAATTCGCTATCTAA
- a CDS encoding response regulator, whose protein sequence is MNSLSKKQKLLLVDDDAIFVEIAKRTIEKTGAVESLKVFPDGEGAISFLKEHKSEPDIIPDFIFLDINMPFMDGWQFLEEYANFVNALSKKPEIYMVSSSVDDSDLRRAKEIPLVKDYIIKPVSLDSFKKILTNGH, encoded by the coding sequence ATGAATTCGCTATCTAAAAAACAGAAACTTTTACTTGTAGATGACGATGCGATCTTTGTTGAGATCGCTAAAAGGACCATCGAAAAAACCGGCGCAGTCGAAAGCTTAAAAGTGTTCCCGGATGGAGAAGGTGCGATCAGCTTTTTGAAAGAGCACAAAAGTGAGCCGGATATCATTCCTGATTTTATATTTTTAGATATTAACATGCCTTTTATGGATGGCTGGCAATTTTTAGAAGAGTACGCGAACTTCGTCAATGCTCTCAGTAAAAAGCCGGAAATTTATATGGTTAGCTCTTCAGTTGACGATTCGGACTTAAGAAGAGCTAAAGAAATCCCATTAGTAAAGGATTATATAATCAAGCCTGTATCTTTGGATTCGTTTAAGAAGATCTTAACGAATGGCCATTAA
- a CDS encoding NADP-dependent isocitrate dehydrogenase, which translates to MSSKKKIAVAKGDGIGPEIMDATLRILEAAGASIEPVFIDIGEQVYKKGHSAGIEPASWDILRDTKVFFKAPITTPQGGGYKSLNVTVRTTLGLFANVRPCISLYPYVDTKHPKLDVVIVRENEEDLYTGIEHKQTSDTVQCLKLISRPGSEKIIRYAFEYAKAYGRKKVTAMVKDNIMKQSDGLFHDVFKEIAKEYPDLEAASEIIDIGAAHLAERPQAYDVVVTLNLYGDIISDIVAQVAGSVGMAGSANIGEVVSMFEAIHGSAPDIAGKNIANPSGLINAAVMMLVHLGQPDIAAKIQNAWLLTIEEGIHTGDIYKAGVSRIKVGTKEFGEAVIGNLGHLPEKFKPISFGKAKAIHIPEYKRKALQKELVGVDVFLDWVPGTSEELAKKLSTISGDLKLRMITNRGVKVYPNGAPETFLTDHWRCRFVNPETPDTDSGDGFIKIQPEQIAKLLLRISEAGLDSIQTDNLYKFEGKRAFSLGGGE; encoded by the coding sequence ATGAGCTCGAAGAAAAAAATCGCTGTTGCTAAGGGAGATGGGATCGGTCCTGAGATCATGGACGCCACTCTCAGGATCTTGGAAGCGGCAGGTGCGAGCATCGAACCGGTCTTTATAGATATTGGGGAACAAGTCTATAAAAAAGGGCATAGTGCAGGAATAGAACCTGCGTCTTGGGATATTCTCCGCGATACTAAAGTATTTTTTAAAGCCCCGATCACTACTCCTCAAGGAGGCGGTTATAAAAGTTTGAACGTAACCGTTCGGACTACATTAGGGCTTTTCGCAAACGTTAGACCTTGTATATCTCTCTATCCTTATGTGGACACAAAACATCCTAAGTTAGACGTAGTTATCGTAAGGGAAAATGAAGAAGACCTTTATACCGGGATAGAACACAAACAAACTTCGGACACTGTTCAATGTTTAAAATTAATTTCTAGACCAGGCTCCGAAAAGATCATTCGTTATGCTTTCGAATACGCAAAAGCGTACGGCAGAAAAAAAGTAACAGCAATGGTAAAAGACAATATCATGAAACAGTCAGACGGATTGTTCCATGATGTGTTCAAAGAAATTGCAAAAGAATATCCCGATCTGGAAGCTGCAAGTGAGATCATTGATATAGGTGCCGCTCATTTGGCGGAAAGACCTCAGGCGTACGACGTAGTTGTTACACTAAACTTATACGGAGATATTATTTCAGACATAGTCGCTCAGGTGGCAGGTTCGGTCGGTATGGCAGGATCTGCGAATATTGGAGAAGTTGTTTCTATGTTTGAAGCGATCCACGGTTCTGCTCCAGACATCGCAGGAAAAAATATCGCGAACCCTAGCGGACTGATCAACGCAGCGGTAATGATGTTAGTTCACTTAGGACAACCTGATATCGCAGCCAAAATCCAAAACGCTTGGTTGCTCACTATCGAGGAAGGAATTCACACAGGAGATATTTACAAAGCCGGTGTAAGTCGGATTAAAGTCGGAACAAAGGAATTCGGAGAAGCGGTCATCGGAAACCTAGGACATCTTCCTGAAAAATTCAAACCTATTTCTTTCGGAAAAGCGAAAGCGATCCATATTCCGGAATACAAAAGAAAAGCTCTGCAAAAAGAATTAGTCGGAGTGGATGTATTTTTAGATTGGGTGCCAGGAACTTCGGAAGAGCTAGCTAAAAAACTGAGCACGATATCCGGAGATCTGAAACTCAGAATGATCACTAATAGAGGAGTCAAAGTCTATCCGAACGGAGCTCCTGAAACTTTTTTAACAGATCATTGGAGATGTAGATTCGTAAATCCGGAAACTCCTGATACAGACTCAGGAGACGGCTTTATAAAGATCCAACCCGAACAGATCGCAAAATTATTACTTAGAATTTCGGAAGCAGGATTAGACAGTATCCAAACCGACAACTTATATAAATTTGAAGGAAAAAGAGCCTTCTCCTTAGGTGGTGGAGAATAA
- a CDS encoding molybdopterin molybdotransferase MoeA — protein MISVQEALKLVESSANISSFESTNLENSLGKVLREKIYADRDYPPFHRATMDGFALKSEGFSEDRIYSYTRELHAGESFRLESGEEAIRIMTGAPVPEGFDLVIKIEDSEDLGISNEKKQVRFHTEKSGSFSNIAIQGEDLKQDQEILNEGVLISASVLSLLSSLGKYSVQTSKLPRVRVISTGNEIVGPGEIPKPWQIRDSNSYSIRSLLQKYGIVPLSVTRVGDDPILLEKAVKEGLDSDLLILSGGVSMGNLDLVPKILEASGVTEIFHKVKIKPGKPIWFGKKNEQAVFGLPGNPFSVQVCFRIFVETYLRKFLGLSSEKPISLPFMGDRKKKNKLTEFFPVSYETKGRTFLSEKKFNGSGDIRAGIFSDGLGVQFSETENLKEGDLLEFYPWT, from the coding sequence TTGATCTCAGTCCAAGAGGCGTTAAAACTTGTAGAATCTTCTGCAAACATATCTTCTTTCGAAAGTACGAACTTGGAAAACTCTCTTGGAAAAGTGCTGAGAGAAAAGATCTATGCGGATCGGGATTATCCTCCTTTTCATCGAGCGACCATGGATGGGTTCGCTCTTAAGTCGGAAGGTTTTTCAGAAGATCGGATTTATTCTTATACAAGAGAACTACATGCGGGAGAATCTTTCCGATTAGAAAGCGGAGAAGAAGCAATCCGCATCATGACAGGTGCACCGGTCCCAGAAGGATTCGATCTAGTGATCAAAATTGAAGATTCCGAAGATTTAGGGATTTCTAATGAAAAAAAACAGGTCCGCTTTCATACTGAAAAATCCGGCTCCTTCTCCAATATAGCAATCCAAGGAGAAGATCTAAAGCAAGATCAGGAAATCCTAAATGAAGGGGTTTTGATCAGCGCATCGGTTCTTTCTTTGCTTTCTTCTTTGGGAAAATATTCAGTTCAAACTTCTAAACTTCCTCGTGTAAGAGTGATCTCCACAGGAAACGAGATAGTAGGCCCCGGTGAAATTCCAAAACCTTGGCAGATCAGGGATTCCAATTCATATTCTATCCGATCTTTATTACAAAAATATGGTATAGTTCCATTATCCGTTACTCGTGTAGGCGATGATCCGATTCTTTTGGAAAAAGCAGTGAAAGAAGGTCTGGATTCGGATCTTTTAATTCTCTCTGGCGGAGTTTCGATGGGGAATCTAGACCTGGTCCCTAAAATTCTGGAAGCTTCCGGAGTGACGGAAATTTTCCATAAGGTAAAGATCAAACCTGGAAAACCGATCTGGTTCGGCAAAAAGAATGAGCAAGCGGTCTTCGGTCTCCCTGGGAATCCTTTTAGCGTGCAGGTTTGTTTTAGGATTTTCGTGGAAACATATTTACGAAAATTTTTAGGACTTTCTTCCGAGAAACCGATCTCTTTGCCTTTTATGGGAGATAGAAAAAAGAAAAACAAACTGACCGAGTTCTTCCCGGTTTCTTATGAGACCAAAGGCCGAACTTTTTTATCGGAAAAGAAGTTTAACGGAAGCGGAGACATTCGTGCCGGAATTTTTTCGGATGGGCTCGGAGTCCAATTTTCGGAAACGGAAAATCTGAAAGAAGGAGATTTGCTGGAATTCTATCCCTGGACTTAA
- the moaCB gene encoding bifunctional molybdenum cofactor biosynthesis protein MoaC/MoaB, whose product MNDITGKKTTLRTAQAEGFVFCKPETIIRIKENTLPKGDLFGVAKAAALLGSKKTSELIPHCHPVSIDSFQIEFEVLSDKNAVRILTTAKSIGKTGIEMEALTGVSVASLVIYDLLKPIDKELEISSIRLLEKKGGKTDSQITKFAAGSKAGILVCSDSTFQGKREDSSGKAILNLLKEHDVETVKSEILPDEPEQIRHRILEWSKLGLDLIITTGGTGLGPRDNTPEAIKEILEQEIPGIAEAMRSFGQDRTPFAMLSRSIAGRIGKTLVVSVPGSTNGATESLQAILPAVFHAKKMMRGEGH is encoded by the coding sequence ATGAACGATATTACCGGAAAGAAAACAACTCTTAGAACTGCCCAAGCAGAAGGTTTTGTATTCTGCAAACCGGAAACAATAATTAGGATAAAAGAAAATACTCTTCCGAAGGGGGATCTTTTCGGAGTGGCAAAGGCAGCCGCACTTCTCGGTTCTAAAAAAACTTCTGAGCTTATTCCTCATTGTCATCCTGTTTCTATTGATTCTTTCCAAATAGAATTCGAAGTTCTTTCCGACAAAAACGCTGTCCGAATCTTGACCACCGCCAAATCCATCGGAAAAACCGGTATAGAAATGGAAGCTTTGACCGGTGTAAGTGTAGCTTCATTAGTAATTTATGATTTACTAAAACCTATAGATAAAGAACTGGAAATATCCTCTATCCGCCTTTTAGAAAAGAAGGGGGGAAAAACTGATTCTCAGATCACAAAATTTGCGGCTGGTTCCAAAGCGGGGATCTTAGTTTGTTCCGATTCCACTTTCCAAGGAAAAAGAGAGGACAGCTCCGGAAAGGCTATCTTAAACCTATTAAAAGAACATGATGTAGAAACCGTTAAATCCGAAATTCTACCGGATGAACCGGAACAGATCAGACATAGAATATTAGAATGGTCTAAACTAGGGCTGGACCTGATCATCACCACAGGCGGAACGGGACTAGGCCCAAGAGACAATACTCCCGAAGCAATCAAAGAGATCTTAGAACAGGAAATCCCAGGCATTGCGGAAGCAATGAGATCTTTCGGCCAGGACAGAACTCCATTTGCAATGTTATCCAGATCCATCGCGGGGAGGATCGGTAAGACCTTAGTCGTATCCGTTCCAGGAAGTACGAATGGCGCTACCGAAAGTTTACAAGCGATTCTCCCTGCAGTATTCCATGCTAAAAAAATGATGAGAGGAGAAGGACATTGA